From Vicingus serpentipes, the proteins below share one genomic window:
- the pruA gene encoding L-glutamate gamma-semialdehyde dehydrogenase, which translates to MSNAYFQVPMAENEPVQGYAPGSEEKEELQAAIAELKSNPIDAPMVIGGKEVRTGNTVSMHPPHDHAYNLGSFHMGDKSHVEAAINAALTAKKEWANTPWQDRAAIFLKAAELLAGPFRARMNAATMLCQSKNAFQAEIDASCELIDFFRYNVQYMTEVYAEQPESAPGIWNRLEYRPLEGFIFAITPFNFTSIAANLCAAPAMMGNVVVWKPSDTQIYSAQVIMDLFKAAGLPDGVINMVYCDGPAAGDVVFNHPDFAGLHFTGSTAVFKHLWKTIGTNIDKYKTYPRIVGETGGKDFIIAHKSANAKEVATGISRGAFEFQGQKCSAASRAYLPSNIANEIIEQVKTDVNSFKMGNPEDFSNFINAVIDERSFDKIAGFIDYAKSSDDAEIIAGGNYDKSKGYFIEPTVIVTKNVKFKTMCEEIFGPVMTIYIYDADKFEETLEILDQTSEYALTGAIFSTCRYAIGTATKMLENCAGNFYINDKPTGAVVGQQPFGGARGSGTNDKAGAAMNLLRWVSARTIKETFVPATNYRYPFLG; encoded by the coding sequence ATGTCAAACGCTTATTTTCAAGTACCAATGGCTGAGAACGAGCCTGTACAAGGTTATGCTCCCGGAAGTGAAGAAAAAGAAGAATTACAAGCTGCAATAGCTGAATTAAAATCTAACCCTATTGATGCTCCTATGGTTATAGGAGGAAAAGAAGTTAGGACAGGTAATACTGTTTCTATGCATCCTCCACACGATCATGCTTATAATTTAGGTAGTTTCCATATGGGAGATAAATCTCATGTAGAAGCTGCAATTAATGCTGCACTTACAGCTAAAAAAGAATGGGCAAATACGCCTTGGCAAGATAGAGCTGCTATCTTTTTAAAAGCAGCTGAATTATTAGCTGGTCCTTTTAGAGCAAGAATGAATGCTGCAACAATGCTTTGCCAAAGTAAAAATGCTTTTCAAGCTGAAATTGATGCTTCTTGTGAGTTAATTGACTTTTTTAGATACAATGTTCAATATATGACTGAGGTTTATGCTGAACAACCAGAATCTGCTCCAGGAATATGGAATAGATTAGAATATAGACCATTAGAAGGATTTATTTTTGCAATTACCCCATTCAACTTTACATCTATAGCAGCTAACTTATGCGCTGCTCCTGCAATGATGGGGAATGTTGTAGTTTGGAAACCGTCAGACACTCAAATCTATTCAGCACAAGTTATAATGGATTTGTTTAAGGCTGCTGGTTTACCTGATGGTGTTATTAATATGGTTTATTGTGATGGACCTGCTGCTGGTGATGTAGTATTTAACCACCCTGATTTTGCTGGGTTACATTTTACTGGTTCTACAGCTGTGTTTAAGCATTTATGGAAAACTATAGGTACAAACATTGATAAATACAAAACTTACCCTAGAATTGTAGGTGAAACAGGTGGTAAAGATTTTATTATTGCTCATAAATCTGCAAATGCAAAAGAAGTAGCTACTGGAATTTCTAGAGGTGCTTTCGAATTTCAAGGTCAAAAATGCTCTGCAGCATCTAGAGCGTATTTACCAAGTAATATTGCAAATGAAATTATAGAACAAGTTAAAACTGATGTAAACTCATTTAAAATGGGGAACCCAGAAGATTTTAGCAACTTTATTAATGCTGTAATTGATGAGCGTAGTTTTGATAAGATTGCTGGATTTATTGACTATGCTAAATCAAGTGATGATGCTGAAATAATTGCTGGTGGTAATTACGATAAATCAAAAGGATACTTTATCGAACCTACAGTAATTGTAACTAAAAATGTAAAGTTTAAAACAATGTGTGAAGAAATTTTCGGCCCCGTAATGACAATTTATATTTACGATGCTGATAAATTTGAAGAAACATTAGAGATTTTAGACCAAACATCTGAGTATGCTTTAACTGGAGCTATTTTCTCTACTTGTAGATATGCAATTGGTACAGCAACTAAAATGTTGGAAAACTGTGCTGGTAACTTTTACATAAACGACAAACCAACAGGTGCTGTTGTTGGTCAACAACCATTTGGAGGCGCTAGAGGTTCTGGAACAAATGATAAAGCTGGTGCTGCAATGAATTTATTACGTTGGGTTTCTGCTAGAACAATTAAAGAAACATTTGTCCCTGCAACAAATTATAGATATCCTTTTTTAGGGTAA
- a CDS encoding YceI family protein, producing MKKILIPVAIITSAFFSSCGGENHEANATEQLQSGNKEEICFYEYDKESTATVKWTAFKTSDKVAVGGTFNSVLIKAGEKSTKLTEVLQTITFTIPTKSTNTTNPDRDSKIINSFFGKMLNTDLILGHAKSVEGDNESGSMTFYLTLNDIEKEVTLAYTVIDTTVKLTGEIDINNWNAETALKELNKVCEDLHKGADGVSVTWPNVELEIEAKLSKRCH from the coding sequence ATGAAAAAAATATTAATTCCTGTAGCAATAATTACTTCAGCTTTTTTTAGCTCATGTGGTGGAGAAAATCATGAAGCAAACGCAACAGAACAACTTCAATCAGGAAACAAAGAAGAAATTTGTTTTTATGAATATGATAAAGAATCTACAGCTACTGTTAAATGGACAGCCTTTAAAACTTCTGACAAAGTAGCTGTTGGAGGCACATTTAATAGCGTACTGATTAAAGCTGGTGAAAAATCAACCAAATTAACTGAGGTATTACAAACGATAACTTTTACAATACCTACAAAAAGTACTAATACAACTAATCCAGATAGAGATTCTAAAATTATTAATTCATTTTTTGGAAAAATGCTTAATACTGATTTAATTTTAGGTCACGCTAAAAGTGTTGAAGGTGATAATGAAAGTGGATCAATGACATTTTATTTAACATTAAATGATATTGAAAAAGAAGTTACTTTAGCTTATACTGTAATAGATACAACGGTTAAATTAACAGGAGAAATAGATATTAATAACTGGAATGCTGAAACTGCGCTTAAAGAATTAAATAAAGTATGTGAAGATTTACATAAAGGTGCTGATGGTGTAAGCGTAACATGGCCTAATGTTGAATTAGAAATTGAAGCTAAACTTTC